One Deinococcus grandis DNA window includes the following coding sequences:
- a CDS encoding SCO family protein, which produces MTSEPTPGPDLTTSAPPMRPWYVSAILAVAAVTLLLLGAWAAARLRSPYPFFGTAYPQGTAATGFTGTVSDTPTAPPRAFTFTPGQGQVTAVFFGFTHCASICPLTLSYLNKVRDALPDDQKARFRILLVSVDPARDTPGRLNEYASYFGKEGVGVHIPEPQLAKVAQAYGVGYQKADVEGADYQMNHTTATYLIDAQGQLRVLWDYTQLPQVARVQADLQHVMETP; this is translated from the coding sequence ATGACCAGCGAACCCACCCCCGGCCCGGACCTCACGACCAGCGCGCCCCCCATGCGGCCCTGGTACGTGTCCGCCATCCTGGCCGTCGCCGCCGTGACCCTGCTGCTGCTGGGCGCCTGGGCCGCCGCGCGACTGCGCAGCCCCTACCCGTTCTTCGGCACCGCGTACCCGCAGGGCACCGCCGCGACGGGCTTCACCGGCACCGTCAGCGACACCCCCACCGCCCCACCCCGCGCGTTCACGTTCACCCCCGGGCAGGGACAGGTCACCGCCGTGTTCTTCGGATTCACGCACTGCGCCAGCATCTGCCCCCTGACCCTCTCGTACCTGAACAAGGTCCGCGACGCCCTGCCCGACGACCAGAAGGCGCGCTTCCGCATCCTGCTCGTCAGCGTCGACCCCGCCCGCGACACCCCGGGGCGCCTGAACGAGTACGCCTCCTACTTCGGGAAGGAAGGCGTCGGCGTGCACATCCCCGAACCGCAACTGGCGAAGGTTGCACAGGCGTACGGCGTGGGCTACCAGAAGGCCGACGTGGAGGGCGCCGACTACCAGATGAACCACACGACCGCCACCTACCTCATCGACGCCCAGGGCCAGCTGCGCGTCCTGTGGGACTACACCCAGCTCCCCCAGGTCGCCCGCGTCCAGGCGGACCTGCAACACGTCATGGAGACCCCATGA
- a CDS encoding copper chaperone PCu(A)C codes for MTSTRRAGPARPLLIAALLILAAALAAALLRPRDTATQTPAQASQASGTLPATVTDARVVAVPPGIRETSVFATLRSTWDADVRITGVSSPAAGHAMLMVTRTQDTMTGMSMTDTLTLPAGGTLTLSDTGDHLMLMDLKESLRPGQTIPVTLTDAEGRTLTIQAPVTKP; via the coding sequence ATGACCTCAACCCGCCGCGCCGGACCCGCCCGGCCCCTCCTGATCGCCGCGCTGCTGATCCTCGCCGCCGCGCTGGCCGCCGCCCTGCTGCGCCCCCGCGACACCGCGACCCAGACCCCCGCCCAGGCCAGTCAGGCCAGCGGCACCCTCCCGGCGACCGTCACGGACGCCCGCGTGGTCGCCGTGCCCCCCGGCATCCGCGAGACGAGCGTGTTCGCCACCCTCCGCAGCACCTGGGACGCGGACGTCCGCATCACGGGCGTGAGCAGCCCCGCCGCCGGACACGCCATGCTGATGGTCACCCGCACCCAGGACACCATGACCGGCATGAGCATGACCGACACCCTCACCCTCCCGGCGGGCGGCACGCTGACCCTGAGCGACACCGGCGACCACCTCATGCTCATGGACCTGAAAGAATCCCTCCGGCCCGGGCAGACCATCCCCGTCACCCTGACCGACGCCGAGGGCCGCACCCTGACCATCCAGGCGCCCGTGACGAAACCATGA
- a CDS encoding branched-chain amino acid aminotransferase, producing MSTQTARPPVDLDWNTLGFSYVRTDERYLSHWRDGAWDAGTLTLDNVLHISEGSTALHYGQQCFEGLKAYRAADGSINLFRPDQNAARMQASCRRLLMPEVSTEQFIDACRQVVQANERWLPPYGSGGALYLRPYVIGVGDNIGVRSAPEFIFGVFCIPVGAYFKGGLTPHNFMTSEYDRAAPHGTGAAKVGGNYAASLMPGAQAKERHFADAIYLDPATHTKVEEVGAANFFAITKGGQTFITPKSPSILPSITKYSLLHLAEHRLGLNVVEGDVYIDRLDEYAEAGACGTAAVITPIGGIQHGDTFHVFHSETEVGPVTRRLYDELVGIQSGDREAPEGWIVKV from the coding sequence ATGAGCACCCAGACTGCCCGCCCGCCCGTGGATCTCGACTGGAACACGCTGGGATTCAGTTACGTCCGCACCGACGAGCGCTACCTGTCGCACTGGCGGGACGGCGCGTGGGACGCCGGGACGCTGACGCTGGACAACGTGCTGCACATCAGCGAGGGCAGTACGGCGCTGCACTACGGTCAGCAGTGCTTCGAGGGCCTGAAGGCGTACCGCGCGGCGGACGGCAGCATCAACCTCTTCCGCCCGGATCAGAACGCGGCGCGCATGCAGGCCAGCTGCCGCCGTCTTCTGATGCCGGAGGTCAGCACCGAGCAGTTCATCGACGCGTGCCGTCAGGTCGTTCAGGCGAACGAGCGCTGGCTGCCCCCCTACGGCAGTGGCGGCGCGCTGTACCTGCGCCCGTACGTGATCGGCGTCGGGGACAACATCGGCGTGCGCAGCGCCCCGGAGTTCATCTTCGGCGTGTTCTGCATTCCCGTGGGCGCGTACTTCAAGGGTGGCCTGACGCCGCACAACTTCATGACCAGCGAGTACGACCGCGCCGCGCCGCACGGCACGGGCGCCGCGAAGGTCGGCGGGAACTACGCCGCGAGCCTGATGCCCGGCGCGCAGGCCAAGGAGCGGCACTTCGCGGACGCGATCTACCTCGACCCGGCCACCCACACGAAGGTCGAGGAGGTCGGCGCGGCGAACTTCTTCGCCATCACCAAAGGCGGGCAGACGTTCATCACGCCGAAGTCGCCCAGCATCCTGCCCAGCATCACGAAGTACAGCCTGCTGCATCTGGCCGAGCACCGCCTGGGCCTGAACGTCGTCGAGGGGGACGTGTACATCGACCGCCTGGACGAGTACGCCGAGGCGGGCGCCTGCGGGACGGCGGCCGTCATCACGCCCATCGGCGGCATCCAGCACGGCGATACCTTCCACGTGTTCCACAGCGAGACCGAGGTCGGCCCCGTCACCCGCCGCCTGTACGACGAACTGGTCGGCATCCAGTCCGGCGACCGCGAGGCGCCCGAGGGCTGGATCGTCAAGGTGTAA
- a CDS encoding LacI family DNA-binding transcriptional regulator produces MRKPTIQDVARHAGVGVGTVSRVLNNHVAVKGATRESVLKAIADLEYTPNPHARRIAGGRSYTISVLLPVLTTEFYVRLLDGLETAFQEARYDVAIFPLLDRSRLERYLGSHTLAYQADGLVMATYNLTQMFHERRLRTQQPTVLVDAFADNVDSAFMDNVAGGRMAGEYAAQFSGDLYAVWVETELDQLFTTRVFEDRRSGFMSALDTAGRTIRAEYTSSFDSLAARNTAATVLDQAQEAGLPCTVFASADMLAGALLDEVRLRGLKIGQDVRVIGFDDQPWAAERGLTTLHQPVESMGYEAAQLLLSRLNGYKGPARARRFEPRLIIRGSA; encoded by the coding sequence ATGCGCAAACCCACCATTCAGGATGTAGCCCGGCACGCCGGGGTCGGGGTCGGCACCGTCTCGCGGGTGCTGAACAATCACGTGGCCGTCAAGGGCGCCACGCGCGAGAGCGTCCTCAAGGCCATCGCGGACCTGGAGTACACCCCCAACCCGCACGCCCGGCGCATCGCAGGGGGACGCAGTTACACCATCAGCGTCCTGCTGCCCGTCCTGACCACCGAATTCTACGTCCGCCTCCTCGACGGGCTGGAAACGGCGTTCCAGGAGGCGCGCTACGACGTGGCGATCTTCCCGCTGCTGGACCGCTCCCGCCTGGAACGCTACCTGGGCTCGCACACGCTGGCCTACCAGGCGGACGGGCTGGTCATGGCGACGTACAACCTCACGCAGATGTTCCACGAGCGGCGCCTGCGCACCCAGCAACCCACCGTGCTCGTGGACGCCTTCGCGGACAACGTGGACTCCGCGTTCATGGACAACGTCGCGGGCGGGCGCATGGCGGGCGAGTACGCCGCGCAGTTCAGCGGCGACCTGTACGCCGTGTGGGTCGAGACCGAACTGGACCAGCTGTTCACCACCCGCGTGTTCGAGGACCGCCGCAGCGGCTTCATGAGCGCACTGGACACCGCCGGGCGCACCATCCGCGCCGAGTACACCAGTTCCTTCGATTCCCTCGCGGCGCGCAACACCGCCGCCACCGTCCTCGATCAGGCGCAGGAGGCCGGGCTGCCCTGCACGGTGTTCGCCTCGGCGGACATGCTCGCGGGCGCGCTGCTGGACGAGGTCCGCCTGCGCGGCCTGAAGATCGGGCAGGACGTCCGCGTGATCGGCTTCGACGACCAGCCCTGGGCCGCCGAGCGCGGCCTGACCACCCTGCACCAGCCGGTCGAGAGCATGGGCTACGAGGCCGCGCAGCTGCTGCTGTCGCGCCTGAACGGCTACAAAGGGCCCGCCCGCGCCCGCCGCTTCGAGCCGCGCCTGATCATCCGGGGCAGCGCGTGA
- the trpS gene encoding tryptophan--tRNA ligase, with translation MPRVFSGIQPTGEPHIGNYFGAMRNYVRLGEEFGKNSLYCVVDLHAITNPAAFDPRTLAQRTFEMAVANFAVGLDPSKVTFFVQSHVPEHQELSWIFTTLTPVGELERMTQYKDKSAQLESVPAGLLMYPALMAADILLYKADTVPVGEDQTQHIELTREIARKFNHAFGETFPEPRAVYNKDALRIPGVDGNGKMGKSKGETSTIGILEPLESIWQKLRVAPTDPARVRRTDPGDPAKCLIFDYHKLFSDLDTIQTVDAGCRTAGIGCIDCKKQLMTGITAHLTPIQERAETLKADPDFVRDALAQGAREARAIAQPIMAEVREKVGFLTL, from the coding sequence ATGCCGCGCGTCTTTTCAGGGATTCAGCCCACAGGTGAACCGCACATCGGGAACTACTTCGGGGCCATGCGCAACTACGTGCGGCTGGGCGAGGAGTTCGGGAAGAACAGCCTCTACTGCGTGGTGGATCTGCACGCCATCACCAACCCCGCCGCCTTCGACCCGAGAACGCTCGCGCAGCGCACCTTCGAGATGGCGGTCGCGAACTTCGCGGTGGGCCTCGACCCGAGCAAGGTGACGTTCTTCGTGCAGTCGCACGTGCCCGAGCATCAGGAACTGTCGTGGATCTTCACGACCCTCACGCCGGTCGGCGAGCTGGAACGCATGACGCAGTACAAGGACAAGTCCGCGCAGCTCGAGAGCGTCCCGGCGGGCCTGCTGATGTACCCGGCCCTGATGGCCGCCGACATCCTGCTGTACAAGGCCGACACCGTGCCCGTCGGGGAGGATCAGACGCAGCACATCGAACTGACCCGCGAGATCGCCCGGAAGTTCAACCACGCCTTCGGCGAGACGTTCCCCGAGCCCAGGGCCGTGTACAACAAGGACGCGCTGCGGATTCCCGGCGTGGACGGCAACGGCAAGATGGGCAAGAGCAAGGGCGAGACGAGCACCATCGGCATCCTGGAGCCCCTGGAGTCCATCTGGCAGAAGCTGCGCGTGGCCCCCACCGATCCGGCTCGCGTGCGCCGCACCGACCCCGGCGACCCCGCCAAGTGCCTGATCTTCGACTACCACAAGCTGTTCAGCGACCTGGACACCATCCAGACCGTGGACGCCGGGTGCCGCACCGCCGGGATCGGCTGCATCGACTGCAAGAAACAGCTCATGACCGGCATCACCGCGCACCTGACGCCCATCCAGGAGCGGGCCGAGACGCTGAAGGCCGACCCGGACTTCGTGCGTGACGCCCTGGCGCAGGGGGCGCGCGAGGCCCGCGCGATCGCGCAGCCGATCATGGCGGAAGTGCGCGAGAAAGTCGGCTTCCTGACCCTGTAA
- a CDS encoding segregation and condensation protein A: MTAAPALPTPTPPPPAGVGFSVALPAFSGTLAELASALRAGRVQPGEVPLLTLTRDVLAWAQAVTGGPLEGAHPDLLPTLAAVIALKARLLLPQPEPEETEAGGDWFEPLDDVLEGVEALAELDALVGFLAARRREREGLIPARAVPVTLPRRERPRNPQGSLAKLVKAAQNAVRQVEVPLLARDRLSLADALGALRAFGRRLRTFTFRGIPTQDWGEQTTYFAALLEGVKEGNFSVEQTDTYGDIQVQSHLPQD; encoded by the coding sequence GTGACTGCCGCGCCCGCGCTGCCCACCCCCACCCCGCCGCCCCCGGCCGGGGTGGGCTTCAGCGTGGCGCTGCCCGCATTCAGCGGTACCCTGGCGGAACTGGCCTCCGCGCTGCGCGCCGGCCGCGTCCAGCCGGGTGAGGTGCCCCTGCTGACCCTCACGCGCGACGTGCTGGCCTGGGCGCAGGCGGTCACGGGCGGCCCGCTGGAGGGCGCGCACCCGGACCTGCTGCCTACTCTGGCCGCCGTCATCGCGCTGAAGGCCCGCCTTCTGCTGCCGCAACCCGAGCCCGAGGAGACAGAGGCGGGCGGCGACTGGTTCGAGCCGCTGGACGACGTGCTGGAGGGCGTGGAGGCCCTGGCGGAACTGGACGCGCTGGTGGGGTTCCTGGCCGCGCGCCGCCGCGAACGCGAGGGCCTGATCCCCGCCCGCGCCGTGCCCGTGACCCTCCCGCGCCGCGAACGGCCCCGCAACCCGCAGGGCAGCCTCGCGAAACTCGTGAAGGCCGCGCAGAACGCCGTGCGGCAGGTCGAGGTGCCCCTGCTGGCCCGCGACCGCCTCTCACTGGCCGACGCACTGGGCGCGCTGCGCGCCTTCGGCCGCCGCCTGCGCACCTTCACCTTCCGGGGCATCCCCACCCAGGACTGGGGCGAACAGACCACCTACTTCGCCGCCCTGCTCGAAGGCGTGAAGGAAGGGAACTTCAGCGTCGAGCAGACCGACACGTACGGCGACATTCAGGTGCAGTCCCACCTGCCGCAGGACTGA
- a CDS encoding NAD(P)/FAD-dependent oxidoreductase, producing MYDVVVVGAGLAGLTAARVLSRAGERVRVLEAAAEVGGRVRSRSVGGFVLDAGYQVLFPAYPAVRRHVNVGALDLVGIAPGAVVVRGEKRETLGSPFGDLGALPGTLAARSLGVADKARVAALAVRLRAPAPFELLRGPDESTSAYLRRQGFSEGALDAFFRPFFGGIFLDRTLGTSARLFRYYFRMLMDGGAALPRAGMGALTAQLAEGLEVSVNVPVQRLSTHAGHVTVHSAAGELEARQVIVATDPGTAARLTGADVARGSVSSTYLHYASAGQIDREARLLLNAEAGFINNAHWLSNAVPSRAPAGGHLLTVTVLGEPDLDDDALDARVRGELGRWYPPTQVQALRTLLVERIRHAQFPQPPEYAAVLPGHATPLPGVIIASEATAMSGIQGAMESGEKAAAIVLNDPVGMSRPRGA from the coding sequence ATGTATGACGTGGTGGTGGTGGGTGCGGGGTTGGCGGGTCTGACGGCGGCGCGGGTGCTGTCGCGGGCGGGGGAGCGGGTGCGGGTGCTGGAGGCTGCGGCGGAGGTGGGGGGGCGCGTGCGGTCGCGGTCTGTGGGTGGGTTCGTGCTGGACGCGGGGTATCAGGTGTTGTTCCCGGCGTACCCGGCGGTGCGGCGGCACGTGAATGTGGGGGCGCTGGATCTGGTGGGGATTGCGCCGGGTGCGGTAGTGGTGCGGGGAGAGAAACGGGAGACGCTGGGCAGTCCGTTCGGGGATCTGGGGGCGCTGCCGGGGACGCTGGCGGCGCGGTCGCTGGGCGTGGCGGACAAGGCGCGGGTGGCGGCGCTGGCGGTGCGGTTGCGGGCGCCTGCGCCGTTCGAGTTGCTGCGCGGGCCGGACGAGTCCACGTCAGCGTACCTGCGGCGGCAGGGGTTCAGTGAGGGGGCGCTGGATGCGTTCTTCCGGCCGTTCTTCGGCGGAATCTTCCTGGATCGGACGCTGGGCACGAGTGCGCGGCTGTTCCGGTACTACTTCCGGATGCTGATGGACGGCGGCGCGGCGCTGCCCCGCGCGGGCATGGGGGCGTTGACGGCGCAGCTGGCGGAGGGGCTGGAGGTCAGCGTGAACGTCCCGGTACAGCGGCTGAGCACGCACGCGGGGCACGTGACGGTGCACTCGGCAGCGGGGGAGCTGGAGGCGCGGCAGGTGATCGTGGCGACCGATCCGGGCACCGCCGCCCGCCTGACCGGTGCGGATGTGGCGCGCGGCAGCGTGAGCAGCACGTACCTGCACTACGCGAGTGCCGGGCAGATCGACCGTGAGGCGCGGCTGCTGCTGAACGCCGAGGCTGGGTTCATCAACAACGCCCACTGGCTCAGCAACGCCGTGCCGAGCCGCGCCCCGGCAGGCGGGCACCTGTTGACCGTGACGGTCCTGGGCGAACCGGACCTGGATGACGACGCGCTGGACGCCCGCGTGCGCGGCGAACTGGGCCGCTGGTACCCGCCCACGCAGGTGCAGGCGCTGCGCACCCTGCTCGTGGAACGCATCCGGCACGCGCAGTTCCCGCAGCCGCCCGAGTACGCCGCCGTGCTGCCCGGCCACGCGACGCCCCTGCCGGGCGTGATCATCGCCAGCGAGGCGACCGCCATGAGCGGCATCCAGGGCGCGATGGAAAGCGGCGAGAAGGCCGCGGCGATCGTCCTGAACGACCCGGTCGGCATGAGCCGCCCACGAGGGGCGTGA
- a CDS encoding VOC family protein: protein MTVAGIGARLDHLVVAARSLPEGREWLEGRLRVPLQPGGEHELFGTHNLLLSLGPDAYLEVIAVNPDAPRPARARWFALDTPGMQERLAHGPALVHWVAQVPQVPAGPDALPLSRGENRWVLTVPPDGSLPGGGAAPSLIHWLTPPPPTRLPDSGVRLSGLRLGSPEPDGLRAALDALRFHGEVEVVEAPQVELRATLDTPHGPVEL, encoded by the coding sequence ATGACCGTGGCGGGGATAGGGGCGCGTCTGGATCATCTGGTGGTGGCGGCCCGTTCGCTGCCGGAGGGGCGGGAGTGGCTGGAGGGTCGCCTGCGCGTGCCGCTCCAGCCGGGCGGGGAGCATGAGCTGTTCGGCACGCACAACCTGCTGCTGTCGCTGGGGCCGGACGCGTACCTGGAGGTGATCGCCGTGAATCCGGACGCGCCGAGACCCGCGCGGGCGCGCTGGTTCGCGCTGGACACGCCGGGCATGCAGGAGCGGCTGGCGCACGGTCCGGCGCTGGTGCACTGGGTGGCGCAGGTGCCGCAGGTGCCAGCCGGGCCGGACGCGCTGCCGCTGTCGCGCGGGGAGAACCGCTGGGTGCTGACCGTCCCGCCGGACGGTTCACTGCCGGGGGGTGGGGCTGCGCCGTCCCTGATTCACTGGTTGACGCCGCCGCCGCCCACGCGACTGCCGGATTCGGGGGTGCGCCTGTCGGGCCTGCGGCTGGGTTCGCCCGAACCGGATGGGCTGCGCGCGGCGCTGGACGCCCTGCGGTTCCACGGAGAGGTGGAGGTCGTAGAGGCCCCGCAGGTCGAATTGCGCGCCACGCTGGACACGCCGCACGGGCCAGTGGAGCTGTAG
- a CDS encoding cytochrome c oxidase assembly protein, which produces MSAPPSTLNPTLADLLSPSPDPLFLIPTLLIAAAYAWGYVRAHREGRGQDWPAWKAALFTLGVLLLLITTQSRAATLTQSSMALYMTRLMVLAEVVPPLLVLGLPRLRPDPRRGPGRVLNLLLDPWVALALWTAVIVYWNVPAGFNASIVSNTAASLLPGLYLLSSLLVWSVILRPLPTVQPADIGSRGWFGLLAALPMMAVASVWLYSPRVLYTPYVNALCLWNYTPLQNQQLSGWIMMLAGLPALALAFIQLFAWLIKLSETQGMPPARPTVETPDAEN; this is translated from the coding sequence ATGAGCGCCCCGCCCAGCACCCTCAACCCCACGCTGGCCGACCTCCTCAGCCCCAGCCCAGATCCCCTCTTCCTGATCCCCACCCTGCTCATCGCCGCCGCGTACGCCTGGGGATACGTTCGCGCGCACCGCGAAGGACGCGGCCAGGACTGGCCCGCCTGGAAAGCCGCCCTGTTCACCCTCGGCGTCCTCCTGCTGCTCATCACCACCCAGAGCCGCGCCGCGACCCTCACCCAGAGCAGCATGGCCCTCTACATGACCCGCCTCATGGTGCTCGCCGAGGTCGTCCCACCCCTCCTCGTGCTCGGCCTGCCCCGCCTGCGCCCCGACCCCCGGCGCGGCCCCGGGCGGGTCCTCAACCTCCTGCTCGACCCCTGGGTCGCCCTGGCCCTCTGGACCGCCGTCATCGTCTACTGGAACGTCCCCGCCGGCTTCAACGCCAGCATCGTCAGCAACACCGCCGCCTCCCTCCTGCCGGGCCTGTACCTCCTGAGCAGCCTGCTCGTCTGGAGCGTCATCCTCCGCCCCCTCCCCACCGTGCAACCCGCCGACATCGGCTCACGCGGCTGGTTCGGCCTCCTCGCCGCCCTCCCCATGATGGCCGTCGCCAGCGTCTGGCTCTACAGCCCCCGCGTCCTCTACACCCCCTACGTGAACGCCCTGTGCCTCTGGAACTACACCCCCCTCCAGAACCAGCAGCTCAGCGGCTGGATCATGATGCTCGCCGGCCTCCCCGCCCTCGCCCTCGCGTTCATCCAGCTGTTCGCGTGGCTGATCAAACTGTCCGAAACGCAGGGCATGCCACCCGCGCGGCCCACGGTCGAGACGCCGGACGCTGAGAACTGA